The Leadbettera azotonutricia ZAS-9 genome has a window encoding:
- a CDS encoding sugar-binding protein yields the protein MKKRFLCGLLAVLLVSLIACQNVLSSGSGPSGDKSLLRSVSDGFGNTYILPYSPYNYQVLLSKFVPSTVPVITSGTLNPAAWNDAPTAAINHFMSTSGTAAPVGYSTAGVLQSVWDGYTLYLAVDVTDSTPSNSSALDGNLNRLASPGQGVWNQFDAVGFNIDFMDDKYDKWSLDDGFVKVSRSGKLASGRMNDAGTDTGNGDETWADPFGQPEAREFTDRIKDWGAYENAHGYTAWLAIEIWAGVDPKNGMDFGFDVFIQDSPSNNQNRTAVTFWSHEINGYRFNNREGTLDWGTVVLTGHTAANNDDFAFSDWMLTNPIRWAKGDAWWPPLGSEYLINLPDSVENSWTPATWVALQTSIAKGKDLLTKFDTWGRPHVEPSVPQAEVIAAGQQIEAAIVSLVWADDLLGVTAQGEEVDRLNTLSDPLKFKTNGAITPNETIPGLTDRKGTLVSNSNDWKLRAREIKALAALYEYGPIPDEPASHSVIIQSTPSVPAHWEHPGWWIVGGLPSKVENRPGAYSLTASYTYTGTEHASWDGTSDTTISGVTALPGTRTNAYTFSFPSEAQKQANGVTGAVPVVVSFAGSTASYLQRGIAIVQVSTAVTTDARGNAGAWGPRGGTFRSFFPYERGQRYEISNEMAAAWGASRAVDALYDAAEIDLVERDITISNIVASDNYRLGDRLSTDGVTWWTVGQLNRPETPTDQLGTGGIQMLFLDTGAVPPAAGGNPVIFNRVQRIVGNGVYEERTELAGDAKARIVVGTTVPIGKKMKDVIDYKKLVTDGFSINGKYAFVAAVFDDRINLAIPGAAGATGPQAWRYNAAGNEYSWGSLSGYPSGGAELIGDNVLHNPGRANEVFRRFLYHYKWYVPLRGIDINGDISHGYADRLPFDNHELVASLYPRAIIERNTFNDYNDGSEGDAISMQAARIVYRRLIDLGVTGKVGPDIVGNITPAGRTASAEDLIKFNYRATGGHGTDPIQPEREAQYMAWYFYDKPMNVSFASHLNTDPFYTDVLVPGGSNSYNRHYGGIKVMMPWSWAGPYYPK from the coding sequence TGTTCCCAGTACTGTACCGGTAATTACCAGCGGTACACTAAACCCCGCCGCATGGAATGATGCGCCAACAGCGGCGATTAATCATTTTATGAGTACTTCCGGCACGGCAGCGCCTGTTGGTTATAGCACGGCAGGGGTTTTGCAATCTGTATGGGATGGGTATACCTTATATCTTGCTGTGGATGTTACAGATAGTACGCCTTCCAATTCGTCGGCTCTTGATGGAAATCTTAATCGTCTGGCAAGTCCGGGGCAGGGTGTTTGGAACCAATTTGATGCGGTTGGGTTTAACATTGACTTTATGGACGATAAATACGACAAGTGGTCCCTGGACGACGGCTTCGTTAAAGTCAGCCGCAGTGGAAAACTGGCCAGTGGACGGATGAATGATGCCGGCACTGATACTGGCAACGGCGATGAGACGTGGGCCGATCCCTTTGGCCAACCCGAAGCCCGTGAATTTACCGATCGTATAAAAGATTGGGGCGCCTATGAAAACGCTCACGGCTACACCGCGTGGCTGGCCATCGAGATTTGGGCCGGTGTTGATCCCAAGAACGGCATGGACTTTGGGTTTGATGTGTTTATCCAGGATTCTCCCAGCAATAACCAGAATCGTACGGCGGTCACTTTCTGGAGCCATGAGATCAACGGGTATCGTTTTAATAACAGGGAAGGAACTCTAGACTGGGGCACTGTCGTGCTAACCGGTCATACTGCTGCCAATAACGACGACTTTGCGTTTAGCGACTGGATGCTTACTAATCCCATCCGCTGGGCAAAGGGGGATGCCTGGTGGCCTCCTTTGGGTTCTGAATATCTGATCAATCTTCCCGATTCAGTAGAAAATTCATGGACTCCTGCCACCTGGGTTGCTTTGCAGACCTCTATCGCTAAGGGAAAGGATCTCCTGACTAAATTTGACACTTGGGGTCGTCCTCATGTAGAACCGTCAGTACCTCAGGCAGAGGTTATTGCGGCAGGGCAGCAGATTGAGGCTGCCATAGTAAGTTTGGTATGGGCTGATGATCTTCTTGGCGTAACTGCTCAGGGCGAAGAAGTGGATCGCCTAAACACGCTCTCTGATCCGTTAAAGTTTAAGACTAATGGTGCTATCACTCCTAATGAAACCATTCCCGGATTAACCGACAGGAAGGGAACATTAGTAAGCAATTCAAATGATTGGAAACTGCGGGCACGGGAAATTAAAGCCCTGGCTGCCCTCTACGAATACGGACCGATTCCGGATGAACCCGCATCCCACTCGGTAATAATTCAGTCTACCCCGAGCGTACCCGCCCACTGGGAGCATCCTGGTTGGTGGATAGTTGGTGGACTTCCCAGCAAGGTTGAGAATAGACCCGGTGCTTATAGCCTTACCGCTTCTTATACTTATACTGGTACCGAACATGCAAGTTGGGATGGAACATCCGATACAACGATTTCAGGGGTGACAGCACTGCCTGGAACCAGGACAAATGCGTATACCTTCTCTTTCCCTTCCGAAGCCCAAAAACAAGCCAATGGCGTTACCGGTGCTGTGCCGGTAGTGGTATCCTTTGCCGGAAGTACGGCGTCGTATTTGCAGCGGGGTATTGCAATTGTCCAGGTTTCGACTGCGGTTACAACTGATGCTCGTGGCAATGCTGGGGCATGGGGTCCCCGTGGGGGCACCTTCCGTTCTTTCTTTCCTTATGAAAGGGGCCAGCGTTATGAGATTAGCAATGAGATGGCTGCGGCATGGGGCGCTTCCCGTGCAGTCGATGCCCTGTACGACGCGGCAGAAATAGATCTCGTGGAAAGGGATATAACCATTTCCAATATTGTTGCCAGTGATAATTATCGTTTGGGCGATCGTTTGTCCACCGATGGTGTTACCTGGTGGACTGTTGGACAATTGAACAGGCCAGAAACTCCTACGGACCAGTTGGGGACAGGCGGAATTCAGATGCTCTTCCTGGATACCGGCGCGGTGCCTCCTGCTGCAGGTGGTAATCCGGTCATTTTTAATCGTGTCCAGCGGATCGTAGGCAATGGTGTCTATGAAGAAAGAACCGAACTTGCAGGCGATGCAAAGGCGCGTATAGTCGTTGGTACCACAGTACCCATCGGTAAGAAGATGAAGGATGTTATCGATTATAAGAAGCTGGTGACCGACGGTTTTTCAATTAATGGTAAATACGCCTTTGTGGCTGCTGTCTTTGATGATCGTATCAATCTTGCTATTCCGGGAGCAGCAGGTGCTACCGGGCCCCAGGCATGGCGATATAATGCGGCAGGCAATGAGTACAGTTGGGGAAGCTTGAGCGGTTATCCTTCTGGCGGCGCCGAGCTGATAGGGGACAATGTCCTTCACAATCCCGGCCGTGCCAATGAAGTGTTCCGCCGTTTCCTGTATCACTATAAGTGGTATGTGCCTCTTCGCGGTATAGATATCAATGGTGATATTTCCCATGGTTATGCCGATCGGCTGCCTTTTGACAATCATGAATTGGTGGCGTCTTTGTATCCCAGGGCGATTATCGAGCGGAATACTTTTAATGACTACAACGATGGCTCCGAAGGGGATGCTATCAGTATGCAGGCAGCCCGTATCGTGTACCGCCGCCTTATCGACTTGGGCGTTACTGGGAAAGTTGGACCTGACATTGTTGGAAATATAACCCCCGCAGGAAGAACCGCATCCGCGGAAGACCTGATTAAGTTCAACTACCGGGCAACCGGAGGGCATGGAACTGATCCTATACAACCGGAACGTGAAGCCCAGTATATGGCCTGGTATTTCTATGACAAGCCCATGAATGTAAGCTTTGCGTCTCACTTGAATACCGACCCGTTCTATACTGACGTATTGGTTCCCGGTGGTTCCAATTCCTATAATCGGCATTATGGCGGCATTAAAGTGATGATGCCCTGGTCCTGGGCTGGACCTTATTACCCTAAATAA